The window GAACTTGTCCACTCCCAACGATGCGCCTCCGATCAGACCGCCGTCGACATCGGGATTGGCAAACAGCTCTTTCGCGTTCGATGCGTTGCAGCTGCCTCCATAAAGGATGGAGGTATTGTCGGCCACCTCTTCGCCATACTTCCCGGCCAGGGTCTTGCGGATAAATGCGTGCATCTCCTGAGCCTGCTCTGCCGTTGCCGTCTTTCCGGTTCCAATGGCCCAAACCGGCTCGTATGCCAGCACGATCTTCGAAAAATCCTCTGCCGAAAGGTCGAACAGCGACTCCTCGATCTGCGACTTCACCACCTCGAAGTGGCGACCGGCTTCACGCTCTTCCAGCACCTCGCCGATGCAGAAAATGGGCGTGAGGTTGTTCTTCAGTGCAAGCAACACCTTCTCCTTCAGGATCTCTGCCGTCTCGTGATAGTATGCCCTACGTTCGCTGTGTCCCAGAATCACATATTTCGCACCGGTGCTGGCCACCATCTCTGCCGACACCTCACCGGTATATGCTCCCGATGCCTTGTCGGCACAATTCTGGGCAGCCACCCCGATCTTCGTCGTATCCACTGCATTGACCACACTGGTCAGGTGGATGAACGGCGTACCGATAACCACGTCGCAATTAACCGTCTTGCCTTTCAAGGCAGCATCCAGCTCCTGAGCCAGGGCCAGACCTTCCTGCAGGTTCTTGTTCATTTTCCAGTTCCCTGCTACAATCTTTTTCCTCATAATTGTTGTTGTTTTTTATATAAAAATTAATGCTATGCCTATCTGGTCATTCTCGCCCTTCCCGGGGCAGGTACCGCCCCGATCAGCGCCAACGGAACAGTAAATATCAGGAGTATAACCATCAGTTTACCCCAAAAGTTCACTTTGAGCCCCCTGGCAACAAGCTGCTCCTCACCCCGCTGCGGCGTTAAATCGGGCACCTCGCTGTCGTCCCACTTGTTGATGACGGTACCCTCAGAGAGCAATATCAATCCGGGATTCGACCGGATCATCGTCTTGAGGACCCTCTCGTCCACATGTGCAAACCGGAAGCTGATGCCGTTGGCCGAACTCCACTCACCGATCACCTCTGCCGGGGAGGAGGTGAGGCAGTAAAAACCATATCCCTTTTCCGCCGCATAGGTGGCCGCCCGCATGAACTTGTCGAGATACCTCCGGTTCATCTCCTCCAGCGAATAGGATACCATCAGAAAGTGATATCCTCCATCCAACAGGAGCTGCTCCGTTATATCCTCTCCGGCAACAAAATCTTGTGCCAGGCTGTCATAGTCCAGTTCAAAAACCTGAAAATCGGATATCTTCGGCTTCTCGCCCTTCCGGATCACCCGGGTTTTCATCTCCACGAAGGTCCAGGTGGAGTCGCTCCACGGATAGTTCTCCTCGGTAAACTCCTGCTCCACCCCCTCCTTGCTGTAGATAAAAAGGTTCTCCACCACATCACCCTTTGCGGGATCGATATGGATCCCCTCCGGAATATTGGCCCCGATATGGTAGGGCCGAAAATCGAAAACCGGCAGCTTCACCACATTGTAGATGGAGAAGGTGAGTGCAAAAAGGGTCGTGTATCCGGCCGCCTTCCAGACGCTACCGGAGGTAAACAACGGAGTTATCTCCCGGTGACGGTTCAGCAGGACAAGGGTACAGAGGCCCAAGAGAATATTCTTGTAAAAAGTGGCCCAGTTACTGATCACCAGCGCATCTCCAAAACAGCCGCACTCCTCCACCGGGTTCTTCAAAGCAATCCAGAGTGTAAGCGGCAGAAAGAATGCCATGAAAAGGGCAATGAACCGGACAACCGTTTTGCGGTAAATCCCCATCAAGAGGAGGGTCCCCAGCAGAAACTCCGCAACCACCAGCAGAATGGCTGCCGGCAGCGCGAGCGACAAGAGTCCCGTCATCCCCAAGGAGACCAGGTAATCCTGTATCTTGTAGGAGAAACCGAGCGGATCCACCGCCTTCACAAAACCCGAAAAGGCAAAAGTGCCCCCCAGGATGATTCTGGAGAGTTCAGTCACAATTTTCAGAGATCTTGCGGGTTTGTTCATCGTCGATTCCCTATTGCAGGTTTAACCGTTTGGGTTGACTACTCCTCGCCGAAATGGAGTTTGATCAGCCCGAAGAGGGCATAATTGATGATATCCATATAGTTTGCGTCAATCCCCTCCGAAGCGATGGTTTTTCCCTCGTTATTCTCCATCTCCTTGATCCGGAACAGTTTTGCCAGAATCAGGTCGGTATAGGAACTGACGCGCATGCTGCGCCACGCCTCATCGTAATCGTGATTCTTGGCGTACATCAGCTCCTTGGTCGCCGCAATATGCTTGTCGAAAAGCTGCAATGCCTCCTCGCGAGAGATATCGACAGTGTCGGCATACCCGAGTTCGAGCTGTATCAATCCCATGATACCGTAATTGACAATCCCGATAAACTCTGGAAAAATCCCCTCGCCTACCTTGCTCTCCTTCTTGATCTCCAGCGACCGGATCCGGTTGGCCTTGATCAGCAGCTGATCGGTTACCGACTCGGGACGCAAGATCCTCCAGGTAGGTCCGTAATCGCTCGATTTCTTTTCGAACATCTCTCTGCAGATGGCGATTACCTCGTCAAACTGCCGGTTTGTCTCACTCATAGGAACAACGCTGTTTAAATCGTTATCGAAACGACAAAGGTAAATAAAAAAAGAAAAAGGTACAAGCTCAACCGCCTGTACCTTCTTCATTTAATGGGGTTATCCACATCACGAAACCCTCAACGATTTGCCTATCCGCAGCGTAGTCTTTGGTGTGATGTTGTTGAGACTGCATAGCTTCGATACGGATACGCCATATCTTCGGGCAATCGCTCCAAGCGTGTCACCGCTCTTTATCCGGTGATATTTCACTTCGCCCGAAACATACTTGTTATTGTTGGTTGTGGTAGGTTCCTTGTAGTTGCTGTTATAGGTCAGCACGCGACTGCTCTGCGATGTTTTCCGGTAACTCGTTTCAGTTACCAGATATTCGTCGCGGTGACAAACCTTGTTCTCGAAATCGATCAGGAAGTTCGGATTGATCGGCTTGCCCAGGAAACGGACCTCGAAGTGAAGATGCGATCCGGTGGAGCGGCCGGTGTTACCACCCAGTGCGATGGGTTGTCCCGAACGGACGAAGTCATTCTCGTTCACCAGGAATTTCGAGAGGTGGCCGTAAACCGTCTCCAGACCGTTCACATGACGGATCACCGTATAGTATCCGTATCCCCTCCGTTCATACTGCTGCACACGTACCTTACCGTCGAATGCGGCGTAGATCGTATCTCCCACCTGCACTTTCAAGTCGATGCCGTAGTGGTAACGGCGACTTCCCCGCCGGCCGAAGTTAGAGGTCATCCTCCCCTCGTGGGGCATGGTAAAATTGGAGAGATTCACTATAAAGGTGTCGGGGGCATTTTTCAACGAACCGTATACATTCACGTGGGCATTCTCCCAGACCCCACCGTAAATATCGTCGCACGGAATCCCCTCCATGTCCAGTTCACGCGCTGCCTCAGCCTCGTCGAGGACGGAGAGGTTCATCTTGAGTTTTATACCGTCGGCGAAAAGCTCTTCCTGACTCTTTAAACTTGTACTGTGCAGTTGCTTGTAATCGACCTCTGCCCTGGTACCGGAAGATCCCTCTTTCAACTGGGCAAAGGCACTTGACGCAAAAAACATCAAGGATGCAGAAAACAACACTATTCCCTTAGATAAACTCATATTTTTTTCCATCATAAGCTGTAGCTAGAATGGCCTTAAGTTACAATTTATACATTTCATTAAAGTCAAAGCTCATCATTAGCGTAGAGATTGGCGAAAGTCGGCCGTGGATAACTGAATATCTCCTCTTCCGTAAAAAAACGCTTCAACTCCACCGCTGCCGACTCAGGACTATCTGATGCATGAACGATATTCTCCTGCACACTGACGCTAAAATCCCCCCGTATGGTTCCTGGATGAGCTTTTCTTCCGTTGGTAGGTCCAGTCATCATCCTCACCACATCAACCGCTTCCAGGCCCTCCAGCGCCATTACGATTACCGGAGTGACCTGCATTGAATCCTTGATGCGTTTGAAAAAGGGTTTTTCCTTCAGATGAGCATAATGTTCTTCCAGAATCGCGTCGGAGAGAGAAACCATCTTCATTCCCACAATTTGAAGCCCCTTCTTTTCAAAACGCGAAACAACTTCACCCACAAGGCTTCTTTGTATCGCGGAAGGCTTCAGAATTACCAATGTTTTCTCCATGAAATCCGACAGATTATTAAAGAAAATGACCTTTGAATAACGAAATTTTTCCTTAATGCGCTTCAAAGTAAACAGATTCATTCTTTTTGACCAAATTATCTTTTGATAAATTTCGAAAGAGAAAGGGCGATAAAAATTAAATTTTGCTAAAATAGGGATATATCTCACTTATTCTTAGAATTTTATAGAATAACATGTTTTATAACATAAAAGAGTATGTTTAACTTTTAAATATATGTATTAACATTCATTTAAACATAAAGAGAGAACCGATCAAATCATCCCTTTTTATTCTTTTTAACACAATCAGCTGATTGTTTTTCTTACCTTTGTCCAGATTTTGTGTAGAGTATCGTTTTTATCGCTAAATAATGAAGAAATTCAATCTTATCAATACGATTTCAGGATGGGCCGTCTTTGTCGTGGCCGCCATTGTTTATCTAATGACCATCGAACCGACAGCCAGCTTCTGGGACTGCGGCGAATTCATCTCATCAGCGTATAAACTGGAAGTCGGACACCCACCCGGTGCCCCTTTTTTCATGCTTGTGGGTAACCTGTTCACCCAGCTGACCTCCGACCCGGGAGAGGTGGCGAAAATGGTCAACAGCATGTCGGCCCTGCTAAGCGCATTCACCATCCTCTTCCTCTTCTGGACCATCACGCACCTCACCCGCAAGCTGGTCATGGCTGAAGAGGGCGACAACTTCAACCTGGGACAAACCATCATCGTGATCGGCAGCGGGCTGGTAGGCGCACTGGTCTACACCTTCTCCGACACCTTCTGGTTCTCCGCCGTTGAAGGCGAAGTGTATGCCTTCTCCTCCATGCTTACCGCACTTGTATTCTGGCTGATCCTGAAATGGGAAGATAATGCGGAGAAGCCCGATTCCGACAAGTGGATCGTACTGATCGCCTACATCATGGGGCTCTCCATCGGGGTCCACCTGCTCAACCTGTTGTGTATCCCCGCCATCGTGATGGTCTACTACTATAAGAAATCGAACAACCCCACAAGGAAAGGGGGATTGCTCTCGCTACTCCTCTCGTTCGGCCTGATTCTGATACTGATGTACGGCATCATTCCGGGATTCACCAAGGTGGGAGGCTGGTTCGAGCTCTTCTTCGTGAACACGTTGGGCATGTCATACAATTCGGGTGTGATCGCCTATCTGCTCCTGTTGGTGGCCAGCACCATCTGGGCGCTGCTAGAAAGCCTCTCCGACAGGGGCGACATGAAAAGGGCACGGATCGCATTCCTGCTGAGCATCGGTCTCGCCGGCATCCTCTTTATCGGCAACAGCGTCTGGCTCTGGCTCCTGCTGATCGGAACAGCCATCTATCTCGTCTTCACCGGGAACCGGATGAACTTCAAGTTCATCAACCTCTCGATGTCGAGCCTGCTGGTGATCCTGATTGGCTTTTCGGCCTACGCCATCATCCCGATCAGATCGTCCACCAATCCCCCGCTCGACCTCAACTCGCCCGAAGATATCTTCTCGCTCGGCAGCTATCTCAACCGTGAACAGTACGGGCAGACCCCCATCATCTACGGAACCACCTACGCTTCGCAGATTGTCAGGGACAACCAGGGCCGTGCCGTGGTGAGCAAGGAGAGAAAGAGCTATAGCCGCGTCCTGAAAACTGACGAAAACCAGAAGGACCGCTACGTCGCATCCACGATCCCCACCTATAAATACAGCAACACCATGCTCTTTCCGCGTATGCACACGCATCCGTCGGAGCCGGGCTACAGCAACCATATCCAGGGATACGAGGTCTGGGGCGGCGTGACCGACCGGACCAAGAAACCGACGCTCTTCGACAACCTGAAGTTTCTCTTCAACTACCAGATCAACTTCATGTACTGGCGCTACTTCATGTGGAACTTCTCCGGAAGGCAGAACGATATCCAGGGCGACGGCGGGATCACCAAGGGCAACTGGATCACCGGCATCAAGTTTATCGACGGGCCTATCCTGGGACTGGGTCCGCAGGATAACATCGCTCCCGAGATTGTCGACAACAAGGGACACAATAAATATTACCTGCTCCCCTTCCTGCTGGGAGTCGCCGGCATCATCTACCAGCTACGGCTGCAACGGAGAGGAAAAGAGAGCTTCACGATCGTCTTCCTGCTCTTCTTCATGACAGGGTTGGCCATCGTGCTCTACCTCAACCAGACCCCCTACGAGCCCCGTGAAAGGGATTACGCATATGCCGGTTCGTTCTACGCCTACGCCATCTGGGTGGGCATCGGGGTAGCCGGTATCGGCCGCTACCTGCGCAACTACGTCAAGAACACCACCCTCTCGGCATCGCTCGTCACTGCAGCCTGCCTGCTGGTACCGGTCCAGATGGCGGGAGAGAACTGGGACGACCACGACCGCTCCGGGCGGACACTGGCACGCGACACCGGAATGAACTACCTCAGCAGCGTGGAACCGAATGCCATTCTCTTTACCAACGGCGATAACGACACCTACCCCCTCTGGTACGTACAGGAGACCGAAGGGTTCCGCACCGACGTGCGTGTAACCAACCTGAGCTTCCTGCAGACCGAGTGGTATGTAGACCAGATGTTGCGCCAGGCATATGAATCGGCACCGCTGCCCATCAGGTGGGAACGGGAGAAATATTGGGGCGATGCGGCAAGCGCTGCATTTGTGGTGACGAAAAATGAGATCCTGAATGTACTGAAACAGAACAATATTCCCTC of the Petrimonas mucosa genome contains:
- a CDS encoding peptidoglycan DD-metalloendopeptidase family protein; translation: MSLSKGIVLFSASLMFFASSAFAQLKEGSSGTRAEVDYKQLHSTSLKSQEELFADGIKLKMNLSVLDEAEAARELDMEGIPCDDIYGGVWENAHVNVYGSLKNAPDTFIVNLSNFTMPHEGRMTSNFGRRGSRRYHYGIDLKVQVGDTIYAAFDGKVRVQQYERRGYGYYTVIRHVNGLETVYGHLSKFLVNENDFVRSGQPIALGGNTGRSTGSHLHFEVRFLGKPINPNFLIDFENKVCHRDEYLVTETSYRKTSQSSRVLTYNSNYKEPTTTNNNKYVSGEVKYHRIKSGDTLGAIARRYGVSVSKLCSLNNITPKTTLRIGKSLRVS
- the ndk gene encoding nucleoside-diphosphate kinase — translated: MEKTLVILKPSAIQRSLVGEVVSRFEKKGLQIVGMKMVSLSDAILEEHYAHLKEKPFFKRIKDSMQVTPVIVMALEGLEAVDVVRMMTGPTNGRKAHPGTIRGDFSVSVQENIVHASDSPESAAVELKRFFTEEEIFSYPRPTFANLYANDEL
- the tpiA gene encoding triose-phosphate isomerase, with the translated sequence MRKKIVAGNWKMNKNLQEGLALAQELDAALKGKTVNCDVVIGTPFIHLTSVVNAVDTTKIGVAAQNCADKASGAYTGEVSAEMVASTGAKYVILGHSERRAYYHETAEILKEKVLLALKNNLTPIFCIGEVLEEREAGRHFEVVKSQIEESLFDLSAEDFSKIVLAYEPVWAIGTGKTATAEQAQEMHAFIRKTLAGKYGEEVADNTSILYGGSCNASNAKELFANPDVDGGLIGGASLGVDKFMPIVEAF
- a CDS encoding DUF2723 domain-containing protein: MKKFNLINTISGWAVFVVAAIVYLMTIEPTASFWDCGEFISSAYKLEVGHPPGAPFFMLVGNLFTQLTSDPGEVAKMVNSMSALLSAFTILFLFWTITHLTRKLVMAEEGDNFNLGQTIIVIGSGLVGALVYTFSDTFWFSAVEGEVYAFSSMLTALVFWLILKWEDNAEKPDSDKWIVLIAYIMGLSIGVHLLNLLCIPAIVMVYYYKKSNNPTRKGGLLSLLLSFGLILILMYGIIPGFTKVGGWFELFFVNTLGMSYNSGVIAYLLLLVASTIWALLESLSDRGDMKRARIAFLLSIGLAGILFIGNSVWLWLLLIGTAIYLVFTGNRMNFKFINLSMSSLLVILIGFSAYAIIPIRSSTNPPLDLNSPEDIFSLGSYLNREQYGQTPIIYGTTYASQIVRDNQGRAVVSKERKSYSRVLKTDENQKDRYVASTIPTYKYSNTMLFPRMHTHPSEPGYSNHIQGYEVWGGVTDRTKKPTLFDNLKFLFNYQINFMYWRYFMWNFSGRQNDIQGDGGITKGNWITGIKFIDGPILGLGPQDNIAPEIVDNKGHNKYYLLPFLLGVAGIIYQLRLQRRGKESFTIVFLLFFMTGLAIVLYLNQTPYEPRERDYAYAGSFYAYAIWVGIGVAGIGRYLRNYVKNTTLSASLVTAACLLVPVQMAGENWDDHDRSGRTLARDTGMNYLSSVEPNAILFTNGDNDTYPLWYVQETEGFRTDVRVTNLSFLQTEWYVDQMLRQAYESAPLPIRWEREKYWGDAASAAFVVTKNEILNVLKQNNIPSISYGQYYDANAYRDTIPLRETMEKLRTGQYKPANPFNTGDTQVIPSNRLYIDIDTAALDWASLGSKPAERMYINLGQKSAVYRQEMMIMELLANISDDNWKRPIYYATTVDRNLYMNLQGSNFSLTGLAYRIVPGIPVSEGVNTEKAYDNLMNKFRWGGLEENPDIYLDETCRRMISTFRLYANQVIEALIEEGKNDKAMALLDKITTVMPAKAVAYGNDGIMFARAYYRLGEKEKGEQLMNEIEERLRGNLDWYDRLSPRQVANTMVDIYYNINSLLLMTSVYHEFDNEKYKACTSELLERAQAYYLTGAGYVGDVILKEVTDNSVRGYYRSANDSVQRSSEEATMQQALQMMQQYSPRLLEQYNKQP
- a CDS encoding DUF1599 domain-containing protein gives rise to the protein MSETNRQFDEVIAICREMFEKKSSDYGPTWRILRPESVTDQLLIKANRIRSLEIKKESKVGEGIFPEFIGIVNYGIMGLIQLELGYADTVDISREEALQLFDKHIAATKELMYAKNHDYDEAWRSMRVSSYTDLILAKLFRIKEMENNEGKTIASEGIDANYMDIINYALFGLIKLHFGEE
- a CDS encoding BT_3928 family protein — encoded protein: MNKPARSLKIVTELSRIILGGTFAFSGFVKAVDPLGFSYKIQDYLVSLGMTGLLSLALPAAILLVVAEFLLGTLLLMGIYRKTVVRFIALFMAFFLPLTLWIALKNPVEECGCFGDALVISNWATFYKNILLGLCTLVLLNRHREITPLFTSGSVWKAAGYTTLFALTFSIYNVVKLPVFDFRPYHIGANIPEGIHIDPAKGDVVENLFIYSKEGVEQEFTEENYPWSDSTWTFVEMKTRVIRKGEKPKISDFQVFELDYDSLAQDFVAGEDITEQLLLDGGYHFLMVSYSLEEMNRRYLDKFMRAATYAAEKGYGFYCLTSSPAEVIGEWSSANGISFRFAHVDERVLKTMIRSNPGLILLSEGTVINKWDDSEVPDLTPQRGEEQLVARGLKVNFWGKLMVILLIFTVPLALIGAVPAPGRARMTR